A window of Haloarcula sp. H-GB4 contains these coding sequences:
- a CDS encoding homoserine dehydrogenase, with amino-acid sequence MRLAVIGAGAVGSSVAELASDHGHSVTAFADSSSAVVDSAGIDTAAVLDRKRTDGVVGNDAPEDALSAEYDVLVEATPTTLGDAEPGFGHIQAALERDRHAVLANKGPVAERYADVRALERESEGNVLFEATVGGAMPVLSTIDDFDPSHITAVRGVLNGTANFILSRMATEGLDYEHVLAEAQDLGVAEADPTFDVDGTDAALKGVIIANVLSDDETEYTLDDAEVTGIQEISGSALELARADGRTVRLIAEVVQGSVRVGPRLVPDNAPLAVSGTRNIAQLETEHAGQLNISGRGAGGPETASAVLADIGRL; translated from the coding sequence ATGAGACTCGCCGTTATCGGAGCCGGCGCCGTCGGCTCCTCTGTCGCCGAACTGGCGAGCGATCACGGCCACTCGGTCACCGCGTTCGCTGACTCCAGTAGCGCCGTCGTCGATAGCGCCGGTATCGACACTGCTGCAGTGCTTGACCGGAAGCGAACCGACGGCGTGGTCGGGAACGATGCACCCGAGGACGCGCTTTCGGCCGAGTACGACGTGCTTGTCGAGGCGACGCCGACGACGCTCGGTGACGCCGAACCCGGCTTCGGCCATATCCAAGCCGCGCTCGAGCGGGACCGCCACGCTGTGCTGGCGAACAAAGGTCCGGTCGCCGAGCGGTACGCCGACGTTCGTGCGCTGGAACGCGAAAGCGAGGGGAACGTGCTGTTCGAGGCGACTGTCGGTGGTGCGATGCCGGTCCTCTCGACCATCGATGACTTTGACCCGAGCCATATCACTGCCGTCCGCGGGGTGCTCAACGGCACGGCGAACTTCATCCTCTCGCGGATGGCGACCGAGGGCCTCGATTACGAGCACGTCCTCGCGGAAGCGCAGGATCTGGGCGTCGCCGAGGCCGACCCGACCTTCGATGTGGATGGGACTGACGCAGCGCTGAAAGGCGTCATCATCGCGAACGTCCTGTCAGACGATGAAACGGAGTACACGCTCGACGACGCTGAAGTGACTGGGATTCAGGAAATCTCCGGCAGCGCGCTCGAACTCGCGCGGGCGGACGGTCGGACCGTCCGGCTTATCGCCGAGGTCGTTCAGGGGTCCGTCCGTGTCGGCCCGCGGCTCGTTCCGGACAACGCGCCGCTTGCCGTCTCCGGGACCCGGAATATTGCCCAGCTAGAGACTGAACACGCCGGCCAGCTCAACATCTCCGGCCGCGGTGCTGGCGGGCCGGAGACGGCGAGCGCGGTACTCGCTGATATCGGTCGACTGTAA
- a CDS encoding cohesin domain-containing protein has protein sequence MRASRTLVIAVALTVVVGTLPVAVATLAPGSASAISLGDTVSGAPDDAISVAPGETVTVRVWANTTAVRGYQTNVTFDPTIAEIDSVAGSDDFDSPVTNVNNEAGWVAFNQLRSEETDDPVLAEITLTVPADATGTTQLAFVEADTKLSNSDGETVAPEAFNSIELRVDNGSATPTDTATPSETDTATATEAVTDTDGGEDGNGTDGSDSSNDGGSSDSDDDDDNDSGGGGGAVSPPEPSFSVINTSLNRTSVAPEQSVMVSGTIENAGDRDGTFEARIYDNGTVTGRNASVEVPDGEQRQVNLTVRFNTSGVHAVKLNTTSVGNVTVRAANSTTNGTTNSAGNETMTETAARTVSSTPGSTASATVTDTETATASQTAAQTTASDTGTSTTTPVSDTQTATTDGSGPGFSLTAVVVSLSLLLGWLGHRRDGKQ, from the coding sequence ATGAGAGCCAGCCGAACGCTTGTTATCGCCGTTGCCCTGACGGTCGTAGTCGGAACGCTCCCGGTGGCGGTCGCCACACTGGCACCGGGATCTGCAAGCGCGATTTCGCTCGGTGACACAGTTTCGGGAGCGCCCGACGACGCGATCTCCGTTGCGCCCGGTGAAACAGTCACCGTGCGGGTCTGGGCCAACACAACAGCAGTGCGTGGCTACCAGACCAACGTCACGTTTGACCCCACCATCGCGGAGATTGACAGCGTTGCCGGCAGCGACGACTTTGACAGCCCCGTCACGAACGTGAACAACGAGGCCGGCTGGGTCGCGTTCAACCAGCTTCGGTCCGAGGAGACAGACGACCCAGTTCTCGCCGAAATCACCCTCACAGTCCCGGCGGATGCGACCGGGACTACACAGCTCGCCTTCGTCGAAGCGGACACGAAACTGTCGAACAGCGACGGCGAGACTGTCGCACCTGAAGCGTTCAACAGTATTGAGCTACGTGTCGACAATGGTTCGGCGACTCCGACAGACACCGCGACACCGTCAGAAACGGACACGGCAACGGCTACGGAAGCAGTGACCGACACTGATGGCGGCGAAGATGGAAACGGTACTGACGGGTCTGATAGCAGCAACGACGGCGGTAGCAGCGATAGCGACGATGATGATGACAACGACAGTGGGGGCGGAGGCGGTGCTGTCTCCCCACCTGAACCATCGTTCTCAGTCATAAACACGTCGCTCAACAGAACATCGGTCGCGCCTGAACAGTCGGTCATGGTGTCCGGAACCATCGAGAATGCCGGTGACAGGGACGGGACGTTCGAAGCGCGTATCTATGATAACGGAACAGTGACTGGGAGGAATGCGAGCGTTGAGGTCCCGGACGGAGAACAGCGGCAGGTGAACCTCACAGTCCGGTTCAATACATCTGGTGTCCACGCCGTGAAACTCAACACAACCAGTGTGGGTAACGTAACCGTTCGAGCGGCAAACAGTACTACGAATGGGACGACGAATTCAGCCGGAAACGAGACCATGACTGAGACAGCAGCTAGGACCGTATCATCGACGCCAGGTTCGACAGCGTCGGCCACTGTAACCGACACCGAGACGGCCACCGCATCGCAGACTGCTGCACAGACGACAGCCTCGGACACCGGGACCAGCACGACAACGCCCGTTTCGGATACGCAGACGGCAACAACGGACGGCTCTGGCCCCGGCTTCAGTCTCACCGCCGTTGTCGTCTCGCTATCGCTATTGCTTGGCTGGCTCGGCCATCGACGGGACGGGAAGCAGTGA
- a CDS encoding amino acid-binding protein, producing MSDSTDEVRSYTVRLELVDEPGELLRALEPIANNGGNLLSIFHERGNVTPRGHIPVEVDLEASPDRFDGIVDALRDAGINVIQAGAEQYSEALTIILTGHLVNTDLSDTLSRIHKSTDATVTDLSLSAPEGTDDASSARIRLATEEGAVDETMAAIRAVADEKGLHVIEPLAAGGEA from the coding sequence ATGAGCGACTCGACCGACGAGGTACGGTCCTACACAGTTCGGCTGGAACTGGTCGACGAACCGGGCGAACTGCTGCGGGCGCTCGAGCCCATCGCCAACAACGGCGGGAACCTCCTCTCTATCTTCCACGAGCGGGGGAACGTGACCCCGCGGGGACACATCCCCGTGGAGGTCGACCTGGAGGCGTCCCCCGATCGGTTCGACGGAATCGTCGATGCACTCCGGGACGCGGGCATCAACGTCATTCAGGCCGGGGCCGAGCAGTACAGCGAGGCGCTGACGATCATTCTTACCGGCCACCTCGTCAACACCGACCTCTCTGATACGCTCTCGCGGATTCACAAATCGACGGACGCGACCGTAACCGATCTCTCGCTGTCGGCACCCGAGGGCACGGACGATGCCTCCAGCGCGCGCATCCGACTGGCGACGGAGGAAGGGGCGGTCGATGAGACGATGGCCGCCATTCGTGCTGTTGCTGACGAGAAGGGACTCCACGTCATCGAACCGCTCGCCGCGGGAGGTGAGGCATGA
- a CDS encoding DNRLRE domain-containing protein, with protein sequence MDNSDRFERSATTTRRRVLKGIGAGVSLTALGTTVSTGQQSDYWTVVALPDTQVYAKEGTPYAKDQTQWIADNADAENIAFVSHEGDVVDHGDDDAEWQYMDAAMSTLDGVVPYATVTGNHDYATLWDRNSSIAKYREYFGPSRYDGRDWFGGAGPTNGDEDRDNLSTYQLFSAGGYDFLHLALEWEPPGTVGDPSTTLGWAQSVLDQYPNRATILTTHSYLRDEPQRRTRELQEASEVGNTGQTVWEDLVSPNGQIFMILCGHWHDGAGKSGGEAHQVSTNGDGTAVYELLANYQFRNDGGHGLLRRIEFRPGDGSDAPDRIQVRTSSPSTDEEQTDDDSQFGFDLDFDARFGSSSKTPEPTATPETPDGPTATFQQRTDGYSGTTDTVIRAADPEASYSTAETLSISGGGPEGSGSSTQALLRFDGIIGTDGGQIPPGSDVKQATVALETSDKGDGAAVHRLRTDWSADSTWASLDGGIQADGSQAVADAVTRTDAVETGETSIDVTASVEAWANGAQNAGWVFRPLGSDGWDIQSADSDRPPTLTVSYTPGETVAGDADGDGDVDTGDVDRIQRSVAGEDSDIDRDAADIDGDGDVDIGDAVAAQNLAGGDQ encoded by the coding sequence ATGGACAATAGCGACAGGTTCGAACGGTCGGCCACGACGACCAGACGAAGGGTGCTCAAAGGCATCGGTGCTGGCGTGAGTCTCACCGCGCTGGGAACCACTGTCAGCACCGGCCAGCAGTCAGACTACTGGACGGTTGTCGCACTGCCGGACACGCAGGTGTACGCCAAAGAGGGGACGCCCTACGCCAAGGATCAGACGCAGTGGATCGCCGACAACGCGGACGCGGAGAACATCGCGTTCGTCAGCCACGAAGGCGATGTGGTCGACCACGGCGACGACGACGCGGAGTGGCAGTACATGGATGCGGCCATGTCCACGCTCGATGGAGTGGTCCCATACGCTACCGTGACGGGTAATCACGACTACGCGACACTGTGGGACCGGAATTCCTCTATTGCCAAGTATCGGGAGTATTTCGGCCCGTCGCGGTACGATGGCCGGGACTGGTTCGGCGGGGCAGGCCCGACCAACGGCGACGAAGATCGAGACAACCTCAGCACCTACCAACTGTTTTCTGCCGGCGGCTACGACTTCCTCCATCTCGCCTTAGAGTGGGAGCCGCCGGGAACGGTGGGCGACCCGTCGACAACGCTGGGCTGGGCTCAGAGCGTCCTCGACCAGTATCCGAACCGGGCAACGATACTTACGACGCACTCGTATCTCCGCGACGAGCCACAGCGACGGACCCGAGAGTTGCAGGAAGCGAGCGAGGTCGGCAATACGGGTCAGACCGTCTGGGAAGACCTCGTCTCCCCAAACGGTCAGATATTCATGATTCTCTGTGGCCACTGGCACGATGGGGCGGGCAAGAGCGGCGGGGAGGCCCATCAGGTGTCGACAAACGGCGACGGCACAGCAGTGTACGAGCTGCTTGCGAACTACCAGTTCCGAAACGACGGCGGGCATGGTCTGCTTCGCCGCATCGAGTTCCGTCCGGGGGACGGTTCTGACGCCCCGGACCGGATCCAGGTCCGGACATCCTCGCCGAGCACAGACGAGGAACAGACCGACGACGACTCGCAGTTCGGGTTCGACCTCGACTTTGACGCCCGGTTCGGTTCGTCGTCCAAGACACCGGAACCAACGGCAACACCCGAGACGCCAGACGGACCGACGGCGACATTCCAGCAACGGACCGATGGCTACAGCGGGACGACTGACACGGTGATACGCGCTGCCGATCCAGAGGCGAGCTACAGCACTGCTGAGACGCTGTCTATCAGCGGCGGCGGCCCGGAGGGCTCGGGCAGTAGCACGCAGGCACTCCTCCGGTTCGATGGTATCATCGGTACAGACGGCGGGCAGATACCGCCCGGATCGGACGTGAAACAGGCCACTGTAGCGCTGGAAACATCGGACAAGGGTGATGGCGCAGCCGTCCACCGACTGCGAACAGACTGGAGCGCCGATTCAACGTGGGCGTCGCTGGACGGCGGCATCCAGGCGGACGGGTCCCAGGCCGTCGCCGATGCGGTCACACGAACCGATGCGGTAGAGACAGGTGAGACTTCGATTGATGTGACAGCGAGTGTGGAGGCATGGGCAAACGGTGCACAGAACGCAGGATGGGTGTTTCGTCCGCTCGGAAGCGACGGCTGGGATATCCAGAGCGCCGACAGCGACAGACCACCAACGCTGACCGTCAGCTACACCCCCGGAGAAACCGTGGCCGGCGATGCCGACGGCGACGGTGACGTTGACACTGGCGACGTAGACCGGATCCAGCGGTCGGTCGCCGGCGAGGACAGTGATATCGACCGGGATGCGGCAGACATCGACGGCGACGGTGATGTCGACATCGGCGATGCCGTTGCCGCCCAGAACTTGGCGGGAGGGGACCAATGA
- the tuf gene encoding translation elongation factor EF-1 subunit alpha, with protein sequence MSDEQHQNLAIIGHVDHGKSTLVGRLLYETGSVPEHVIEQHKEEAEEKGKGGFEFAYVMDNLAEERERGVTIDIAHQEFSTDAYDFTIVDCPGHRDFVKNMITGASQADNAVLVVAADDGVQPQTQEHVFLARTLGIGELVVGVNKMDLVDYGESEYKQVVEEVKDLLTQVRFDPDNAKFIPLSAFEGDNVAEESENTDWYDGEILLEALNNLPAPEPPTDAPLRLPIQDVYTISGIGTVPVGRVETGILNTGDNVSFQPSDVSGEVKTVEMHHEEVPKAEPGDNVGFNVRGVGKDDIRRGDVCGPADDPPSVAETFQAQIVVMQHPSVITEGYTPVFHAHTAQVACTVESIDKKIDPSSGEVAEENPDFIQNGDAAVVTVRPQKPLSIEPSSEIPELGSFAIRDMGQTIAAGKVLSVNER encoded by the coding sequence ATGAGCGACGAACAACACCAGAACCTGGCCATTATCGGCCACGTCGACCACGGGAAGAGCACGCTCGTCGGCCGACTCCTGTACGAGACAGGATCGGTACCGGAGCACGTCATCGAACAGCACAAGGAAGAAGCCGAGGAGAAGGGCAAGGGCGGCTTCGAGTTCGCCTACGTCATGGATAACCTCGCCGAAGAGCGTGAGCGTGGTGTCACCATCGACATCGCCCACCAGGAATTCAGCACTGACGCCTACGATTTCACCATCGTGGACTGTCCTGGTCACCGCGACTTCGTGAAGAACATGATTACCGGCGCGTCCCAGGCAGACAACGCTGTCCTGGTCGTCGCCGCCGACGACGGTGTCCAGCCGCAGACTCAGGAGCACGTGTTCCTGGCCCGCACCCTGGGCATCGGCGAACTCGTCGTCGGTGTCAACAAGATGGACCTCGTCGACTACGGCGAGTCTGAGTACAAGCAGGTCGTCGAAGAGGTCAAGGATCTCCTCACGCAGGTCCGCTTCGACCCTGACAACGCCAAGTTCATTCCGCTCTCGGCGTTCGAAGGCGACAATGTCGCCGAGGAATCCGAGAACACGGACTGGTACGACGGCGAAATCCTGCTGGAAGCACTCAACAACCTGCCGGCTCCGGAGCCGCCGACGGACGCGCCGCTCCGACTGCCGATTCAGGACGTCTACACCATCTCCGGTATCGGGACGGTCCCGGTTGGCCGTGTCGAGACGGGTATCCTGAACACCGGCGACAACGTCAGCTTCCAGCCGTCTGATGTCTCCGGTGAAGTGAAGACCGTCGAGATGCACCACGAGGAAGTCCCGAAGGCCGAGCCCGGTGACAACGTCGGGTTCAACGTCCGTGGCGTCGGCAAGGACGACATCCGACGCGGTGACGTCTGTGGTCCGGCTGACGACCCGCCATCGGTCGCCGAGACCTTCCAGGCCCAGATCGTCGTGATGCAGCACCCGTCCGTCATCACCGAGGGTTACACGCCGGTCTTCCACGCTCACACGGCACAGGTCGCCTGTACCGTCGAGTCCATCGACAAGAAGATCGACCCGTCCTCCGGTGAGGTCGCCGAGGAGAACCCCGACTTCATCCAGAACGGGGACGCCGCCGTCGTGACGGTCCGCCCACAGAAGCCACTCAGCATCGAGCCGTCCTCCGAGATCCCGGAGCTCGGATCGTTCGCTATCCGCGACATGGGTCAGACCATCGCCGCCGGCAAAGTCCTCAGCGTCAACGAGCGATAA
- the rpsJ gene encoding 30S ribosomal protein S10, translating into MSQQARVRLAGTSPEDLDDICADVREIANKTGVELSGPVPLPTKTLEVPSRKSPDGEGTATWEHWEMRVHKRLIDIDADERALRQLMRIQVPNDVSIEIVLED; encoded by the coding sequence ATGTCCCAGCAGGCACGCGTTCGGCTCGCGGGCACAAGCCCCGAGGACCTTGACGACATCTGCGCGGACGTGCGGGAGATAGCGAACAAGACCGGTGTCGAACTCTCCGGTCCGGTTCCGCTCCCAACCAAGACGCTGGAGGTTCCCAGCCGCAAATCCCCCGACGGTGAGGGGACTGCGACGTGGGAACACTGGGAGATGCGCGTCCACAAGCGGCTCATCGATATCGACGCCGACGAACGGGCACTGCGCCAACTGATGCGCATCCAGGTTCCCAACGACGTCTCCATCGAGATCGTCCTCGAGGACTGA